In the Larus michahellis chromosome 6, bLarMic1.1, whole genome shotgun sequence genome, one interval contains:
- the ANKRD22 gene encoding ankyrin repeat domain-containing protein 22 isoform X2 — protein sequence MGILYSEPICQAAYNNDFNEVQLLLERNSNYLNVQDSFGGDTPLICACKQGNNRIVSYLLKRSADVHLRNKKDRTCLHYAVRKRFTFLDYVLIIILMPVMLIGYLLMISKTKENENLIKMLLRAGVDVNATDLSGNTALHYACEMKNQAVIPLLLKAHADTSVKNQDGETPLDIARRLQFHNIEGMLRKTS from the exons ATGGGGATACTCTATTCGGAG CCCATTTGTCAGGCAGCTTATAATAATGATTTCAATGAAGTTCAGCTCCTTTTGGAGCGCAACAGCAACTATCTGAACGTCCAGGACAGCTTCGGTGGAGACACCCCCTTAATTTGTGCGTGCAAACAGGGAAACAACAGGATAGTTAGCTATCTTCTAAAACGAAGTGCTGATGTCCACCTCAGAAACAAG AAAGACCGCACATGTCTGCATTATGCTGTGAGAAAACGGTTCACCTTCCTTGACTACGTGCTCATCATAATCCTCATGCCGGTTATGCTTATTGGATATCTTCTCATG ATCTCAAAGACTAAAGAGAATGAAAACCTGATCAAGATGTTGCTTAGAGCTGGAGTGGATGTTAATGCTACAGACCTT TCTGGTAACACAGCCCTTCACTATGCTTGTGAAATGAAAAACCAGGCAGTCATTCCTCTACTGCTTAAGGCTCACGCAGACACTTCTGTAAAGAATCAG GATGGGGAGACTCCCTTAGATATAGCAAGAAGATTGCAGTTCCACAACATTGAAGGCATGCTAAGGAAAACTTCCTAG
- the ANKRD22 gene encoding ankyrin repeat domain-containing protein 22 isoform X1, translating to MGRMDVLVKRVLMNIIFSLQPICQAAYNNDFNEVQLLLERNSNYLNVQDSFGGDTPLICACKQGNNRIVSYLLKRSADVHLRNKKDRTCLHYAVRKRFTFLDYVLIIILMPVMLIGYLLMISKTKENENLIKMLLRAGVDVNATDLSGNTALHYACEMKNQAVIPLLLKAHADTSVKNQDGETPLDIARRLQFHNIEGMLRKTS from the exons ATGGGAAGAATGGATGTTTTAGTGAAACGTGTGCTGATGAATATTATCTTCTCTCTTCAGCCCATTTGTCAGGCAGCTTATAATAATGATTTCAATGAAGTTCAGCTCCTTTTGGAGCGCAACAGCAACTATCTGAACGTCCAGGACAGCTTCGGTGGAGACACCCCCTTAATTTGTGCGTGCAAACAGGGAAACAACAGGATAGTTAGCTATCTTCTAAAACGAAGTGCTGATGTCCACCTCAGAAACAAG AAAGACCGCACATGTCTGCATTATGCTGTGAGAAAACGGTTCACCTTCCTTGACTACGTGCTCATCATAATCCTCATGCCGGTTATGCTTATTGGATATCTTCTCATG ATCTCAAAGACTAAAGAGAATGAAAACCTGATCAAGATGTTGCTTAGAGCTGGAGTGGATGTTAATGCTACAGACCTT TCTGGTAACACAGCCCTTCACTATGCTTGTGAAATGAAAAACCAGGCAGTCATTCCTCTACTGCTTAAGGCTCACGCAGACACTTCTGTAAAGAATCAG GATGGGGAGACTCCCTTAGATATAGCAAGAAGATTGCAGTTCCACAACATTGAAGGCATGCTAAGGAAAACTTCCTAG